In the Ipomoea triloba cultivar NCNSP0323 chromosome 6, ASM357664v1 genome, one interval contains:
- the LOC116023733 gene encoding RING-H2 finger protein ATL74-like: MVRGVTRLCAYTSRLVAILFYTWLPQALRITILAFFVALNRCGRAYARYQYRAMVKKQGRKFVYRRKSLFSRPEPAPECSICLSEFVEGEVGRELERCRHVFHAGCVEKWLLHGEGHGSCPLCRSPVVVPGPDVGESWKDERGERLCFEEDLARLLLSGLPKICATC, translated from the coding sequence ATGGTGAGAGGTGTGACGAGATTGTGCGCTTACACGAGCAGATTGGTAGCCATTTTGTTCTATACATGGCTACCGCAAGCTCTGAGGATCACTATACTGGCTTTTTTCGTGGCTCTGAATCGGTGCGGGCGAGCCTACGCGAGGTATCAGTACAGGGCGATGGTGAAGAAGCAGGGAAGGAAGTTTGTTTACCGACGGAAGAGTTTGTTTTCGAGGCCGGAGCCGGCGCCGGAGTGTTCGATATGTTTGTCGGAGTTTGTGGAGGGGGAGGTGGGGAGGGAGCTGGAGAGGTGCCGCCACGTGTTCCACGCAGGCTGCGTCGAGAAATGGCTGTTGCATGGGGAAGGCCACGGGAGCTGTCCGCTTTGCCGGAGCCCCGTGGTGGTGCCGGGGCCGGACGTCGGAGAGTCTTGGAAAGACGAGAGGGGAGAACGGCTGTGCTTTGAGGAAGACTTGGCTCGTCTCTTGCTCTCCGGACTGCCCAAGATCTGCGCCACTTGTTAG